One genomic segment of Culturomica massiliensis includes these proteins:
- a CDS encoding JAB-like toxin 1 domain-containing protein produces the protein MLHNVRKGSTTIAGYKYGYRGGKLKVWSSDCNGYAYVGNLVYRVTGSSFVFESGLFGEGVVSGSSICYHLKDHLGSIRAIVDGSGRLLEENDYYAFGHRHPRSEQAQSSANRFKYNGKELQTVGGLGYLDYGARMYDQSLGRWFTTDPLSEKYYGLSPYVYCGNNPLRYVDPDGRDVWEVNNEGRIINRIKDKTQDAFYMVVKDADGNYQRTFTTDAEGNKNYNSINFEYGTVESQRSISFSPDGKTTDTYDVYRIRGDGNGTKLFEFMSNNVSGSGTGVEISQAMTGVAEDKGLNFITTGHMKATEPGMTYLLRGQLLHGYTIRELNHSHPYTPKPSKSDNGFASQITNIMKQRNVPAPTFNLYYVPGKQKIPFGK, from the coding sequence TTGTTACACAATGTCAGGAAAGGTAGTACGACTATAGCTGGTTATAAATACGGTTACCGAGGGGGTAAGTTAAAGGTATGGAGTAGTGACTGCAACGGTTATGCTTATGTGGGAAACCTGGTTTACCGGGTTACGGGTAGTTCTTTTGTTTTTGAAAGCGGTCTTTTCGGTGAGGGAGTGGTGAGCGGCAGCAGTATCTGTTATCATCTGAAAGATCATCTGGGCAGTATCCGCGCAATTGTCGACGGCAGCGGCCGTTTACTGGAAGAGAACGATTATTATGCCTTCGGTCATCGGCATCCCCGCAGCGAACAGGCACAGTCTTCCGCAAACCGTTTTAAATACAACGGCAAGGAATTACAGACGGTCGGCGGCCTGGGTTATCTGGACTACGGCGCCCGCATGTACGACCAATCCTTAGGGCGGTGGTTTACGACGGACCCCTTGTCTGAAAAGTATTACGGTTTGAGTCCGTATGTGTATTGTGGGAATAATCCGTTGAGGTATGTTGATCCGGATGGGCGAGACGTTTGGGAGGTTAACAATGAAGGACGGATAATAAACCGCATAAAAGACAAAACGCAAGACGCTTTTTATATGGTTGTTAAAGATGCAGATGGCAATTATCAACGCACATTTACAACTGATGCTGAAGGCAATAAAAATTATAATAGCATTAATTTTGAATATGGAACTGTGGAATCTCAAAGGTCTATATCTTTTTCTCCTGATGGAAAAACAACAGATACTTACGATGTATATAGAATAAGAGGAGATGGCAATGGAACAAAACTGTTTGAATTTATGTCTAATAATGTATCTGGAAGTGGAACAGGTGTAGAAATTAGCCAAGCGATGACTGGAGTTGCAGAAGATAAAGGATTGAACTTTATTACAACAGGGCATATGAAGGCAACAGAACCAGGCATGACTTATTTACTTCGCGGACAACTGTTACATGGATATACAATTAGAGAATTAAACCATAGCCACCCATATACTCCAAAGCCAAGTAAAAGCGACAATGGATTTGCTTCACAAATTACTAATATTATGAAGCAACGAAATGTTCCTGCTCCTACTTTTAATCTCTATTATGTTCCTGGCAAACAAAAAATACCATTTGGTAAATAA
- a CDS encoding RHS repeat domain-containing protein has product MLHNAREGSTIMAGYEYGYGGGKLKVSGSDGSGYAYVGNLVYRVTGSSFVFESGLFGEGVVSGSSICYHLKDHLGSIRAIVDGSGRLLEENDYYAFGHRHPRSEHAQSSANRFKYNGKELQTVGGLGYLDYGARLYDQSLGRWFTTDPLSEKYYGLSPYVYCGNNPLNMIDPDGRIKKATSNW; this is encoded by the coding sequence TTGTTACATAATGCCAGGGAAGGTAGTACGATTATGGCCGGTTATGAATACGGTTACGGAGGGGGTAAGTTAAAGGTATCGGGCAGTGACGGCAGCGGTTATGCTTATGTGGGAAACCTGGTTTACCGGGTTACGGGTAGTTCTTTTGTTTTTGAAAGCGGTCTTTTCGGTGAGGGAGTGGTGAGCGGCAGCAGTATCTGTTATCATCTGAAAGATCATCTGGGCAGTATCCGCGCAATTGTCGACGGCAGCGGCCGTTTACTGGAAGAGAACGATTATTATGCCTTCGGTCACCGGCATCCCCGCAGCGAACACGCCCAGTCTTCGGCAAACCGTTTTAAATACAACGGCAAGGAATTACAGACGGTCGGTGGCCTGGGTTATCTGGACTACGGCGCCCGCCTGTACGACCAGTCCTTAGGGCGGTGGTTTACGACGGACCCCTTGTCTGAAAAGTATTACGGTTTGAGTCCGTATGTATATTGTGGGAATAATCCGTTAAATATGATTGATCCGGATGGTAGAATTAAAAAAGCAACTTCTAATTGGTAG